The following are from one region of the Polaribacter marinaquae genome:
- the hisA gene encoding 1-(5-phosphoribosyl)-5-[(5-phosphoribosylamino)methylideneamino]imidazole-4-carboxamide isomerase, with protein sequence MRIIPAIDIIDGKCVRLTKGDYDTKKIYNENPLEVAKEFEDAGIEYLHVVDLDGAKASQIINYKVLEQIASKTNLKIDFGGGLKSDKDLEIAFNSGANQITGGSIAVKNKEIFESWIAKYGSEKIILGADFYPDNSGGKIATNGWQEESSLELIPFIADYQKKGIQYVICTDISKDGMLQGPSFEMYQEILTEVQPLKLIASGGISSFDEIPKLAENGCEGVIIGKAIYENKISLKQLENFIIKK encoded by the coding sequence ATGAGAATAATACCAGCCATAGATATTATAGACGGAAAATGTGTTCGTTTAACAAAAGGAGATTACGATACAAAGAAAATTTATAACGAAAATCCGTTAGAAGTTGCTAAAGAATTTGAAGATGCAGGTATCGAATATTTACATGTTGTAGATTTAGATGGCGCAAAAGCAAGTCAAATTATTAATTATAAAGTATTAGAGCAAATTGCTTCTAAAACAAATTTGAAAATTGATTTTGGTGGTGGTTTAAAATCTGATAAAGATTTAGAAATTGCTTTTAATTCTGGCGCAAATCAAATAACAGGTGGAAGTATTGCTGTAAAAAATAAAGAAATTTTTGAAAGTTGGATTGCTAAATACGGATCAGAAAAAATTATTTTAGGTGCCGATTTTTATCCTGATAATTCCGGAGGTAAAATAGCAACCAATGGTTGGCAAGAAGAAAGTTCTTTAGAATTAATACCGTTTATTGCTGATTATCAAAAAAAAGGAATTCAGTATGTAATTTGTACAGATATTTCTAAAGACGGTATGTTGCAAGGACCAAGTTTTGAAATGTATCAGGAAATATTAACCGAAGTACAACCTTTAAAATTAATCGCCTCTGGCGGAATTTCTTCTTTTGATGAAATTCCAAAATTAGCAGAAAATGGTTGTGAAGGAGTAATTATAGGGAAGGCGATTTATGAGAATAAAATCAGCTTAAAACAATTAGAAAACTTTATAATAAAAAAATAG
- the hisH gene encoding imidazole glycerol phosphate synthase subunit HisH, producing MKVVIIDYGAGNIKSIQFAFKRLSLDAVLSNNIDEIKAADKVIFPGVGEASSAMKMLKESGLDKVIPTLKQPVLGICLGMQLMCNSSEEGNTKGLGIFDVDVKKFSKAVKVPQMGWNVIYNLNSELFTGIKEKEFMYLVHSFYAENCKEAIATTDYELEYASALQKDNFYGVQFHPEKSSKAGEQILKNFLNL from the coding sequence ATGAAAGTAGTAATTATAGATTACGGAGCGGGAAATATTAAAAGTATTCAGTTTGCTTTTAAACGATTAAGTTTAGATGCTGTTTTATCTAATAATATTGATGAAATAAAAGCTGCTGATAAAGTTATTTTTCCTGGAGTAGGAGAAGCAAGTTCTGCAATGAAAATGCTAAAAGAAAGTGGTTTAGATAAAGTAATTCCTACTTTAAAACAACCTGTTTTGGGTATTTGTTTAGGTATGCAATTAATGTGTAATTCATCCGAAGAAGGTAACACAAAAGGTTTGGGTATTTTTGATGTTGATGTTAAAAAGTTTTCTAAAGCTGTAAAAGTCCCGCAAATGGGATGGAATGTAATTTATAATCTAAATTCAGAATTATTTACAGGAATTAAAGAAAAAGAATTTATGTATTTGGTACATAGTTTTTATGCAGAAAATTGTAAAGAAGCAATAGCAACAACAGATTACGAATTAGAATACGCATCAGCTTTACAAAAAGATAATTTTTACGGTGTACAGTTTCATCCAGAGAAGTCCTCAAAAGCAGGTGAACAAATTTTAAAAAACTTTCTAAATTTATAA
- the hisB gene encoding bifunctional histidinol-phosphatase/imidazoleglycerol-phosphate dehydratase HisB, which produces MSKKVLFIDRDGTLVLEPPVDYQLDSLEKLEYYPKVFRYMARIAEELDFELVMVTNQDGLGTDSFPEDTFWPAQNKVISAFEKEGVVFSEVCIDKTFPHENAETRKPRTGLLTKYFSEDYDLENSFVLGDRITDMELAKNLGAKGIFLSENPELGADEIETSKQEILDCIALTSTDWKEIYEFLKLEDRVSEITRNTNETKIYIKLNLDGSGKNDIDTGVKFFDHMLDQIGRHGAMDLTVKVDGDLEVDEHHTIEDTMIALGELFHKALGNKLGIERYGFCLPMDDCLAQAAVDFGGRPWLVWEADFKREMIGDMPTEMFLHLFKSFTDGAKCNLNIKAEGDNEHHKIEGIFKAFAKAMKMAVKRDANKMFLPSTKGVL; this is translated from the coding sequence ATGAGTAAAAAAGTACTATTTATAGACAGAGACGGAACTTTAGTTTTAGAACCGCCAGTAGATTACCAATTAGATAGTTTAGAAAAGTTAGAATATTATCCTAAGGTTTTTAGATACATGGCAAGAATTGCCGAAGAATTAGATTTTGAGTTGGTTATGGTAACCAATCAAGATGGTTTGGGTACAGATTCTTTTCCAGAAGATACCTTTTGGCCTGCACAAAACAAGGTGATTTCTGCTTTCGAAAAAGAAGGTGTTGTTTTTTCTGAAGTTTGCATAGACAAAACCTTTCCGCATGAAAATGCAGAAACAAGAAAACCAAGAACTGGTTTGTTAACTAAATATTTTTCTGAGGATTATGACTTAGAAAATTCTTTTGTTTTAGGTGATAGAATCACAGATATGGAATTAGCAAAAAATCTTGGTGCTAAAGGAATCTTTTTATCAGAAAACCCAGAATTAGGCGCAGATGAAATTGAAACTTCAAAACAAGAAATTCTTGATTGTATAGCTCTAACTTCTACAGATTGGAAAGAGATTTATGAGTTTTTAAAATTAGAAGATAGAGTATCAGAAATTACTAGAAATACAAACGAAACTAAAATCTATATCAAGTTAAATTTAGACGGTTCTGGTAAAAATGATATTGATACAGGTGTTAAGTTTTTCGATCATATGTTAGATCAAATTGGTCGTCATGGTGCAATGGATTTAACAGTTAAAGTTGACGGAGATTTAGAAGTAGACGAGCATCATACTATAGAAGATACAATGATTGCTTTAGGTGAATTATTTCATAAGGCGCTTGGTAATAAATTAGGCATAGAACGCTACGGTTTCTGTTTACCAATGGATGATTGTTTAGCGCAAGCTGCTGTAGATTTTGGAGGAAGACCTTGGTTGGTTTGGGAAGCAGATTTTAAACGAGAAATGATTGGAGACATGCCAACAGAAATGTTTTTACATTTATTTAAATCGTTTACAGATGGTGCAAAATGTAACTTAAATATAAAAGCAGAAGGCGATAACGAGCATCATAAAATAGAAGGAATTTTTAAAGCTTTTGCAAAAGCAATGAAAATGGCCGTAAAAAGAGATGCAAACAAAATGTTTTTACCATCTACAAAAGGAGTGTTATAA
- the hisC gene encoding histidinol-phosphate transaminase, producing the protein MKTSKIISDLVRDNIKGIKPYSSARDEYKDVATTEMIFLDANENPFENGVNRYPDPQQNSVKDLLATIKNVSKENILLGNGSDEVLDLIFRAFCEPNKDNIITLPPTYGMYNVLANINAIENREVLLDENFQPKVSQILKTADNNSKILFLCSPNNPTGNSFTVPAVKELLIKFKGLVVLDEAYIDFSEEESWLQSLQKYPNLIVTQTLSKAYGLAGIRLGICYASIEIINILNTIKPPYNVNELTQQRAISRLKKMDEIDNEISQLKSERDRLKKELECCVDFIEKVYPSDGNFLLIKVDNATKRYNQLIELGVVIRNRTTQPLCENCLRISVGVCEENQKLLRALKSLV; encoded by the coding sequence ATGAAAACAAGTAAAATTATTAGTGATTTAGTTAGAGATAACATCAAAGGAATAAAACCATACTCTTCGGCAAGAGATGAGTATAAAGATGTTGCTACAACAGAAATGATTTTTTTAGACGCAAATGAAAATCCTTTCGAAAATGGTGTAAATCGATATCCAGATCCTCAGCAAAACTCTGTAAAAGATTTATTAGCCACAATTAAAAATGTTTCAAAAGAAAATATTTTGTTGGGTAACGGAAGTGATGAGGTTTTAGATCTAATTTTTAGAGCATTTTGCGAACCAAATAAAGACAATATTATAACATTACCGCCAACTTATGGTATGTATAATGTGTTGGCAAATATCAATGCAATAGAAAACAGAGAAGTTTTATTAGATGAAAATTTTCAACCAAAAGTTTCACAAATTTTAAAAACTGCAGATAATAATAGTAAAATTTTATTTTTATGTTCGCCAAATAACCCAACAGGTAATAGTTTTACAGTGCCAGCGGTTAAAGAATTATTAATAAAGTTTAAAGGTTTAGTAGTTTTAGATGAAGCTTACATAGATTTTTCTGAAGAAGAAAGTTGGTTGCAAAGCTTGCAAAAATATCCTAATTTAATAGTAACTCAAACACTTTCTAAAGCATACGGTTTAGCAGGAATACGTTTAGGTATTTGTTATGCATCAATAGAAATCATCAATATTTTAAATACCATTAAACCACCATATAACGTAAACGAATTAACACAACAAAGAGCTATAAGTCGTTTGAAAAAAATGGATGAAATTGATAATGAAATTTCTCAATTAAAAAGTGAAAGAGATCGCTTAAAAAAGGAACTAGAATGTTGTGTCGATTTTATTGAAAAGGTGTATCCTTCTGATGGGAATTTTTTATTGATAAAAGTAGATAATGCCACAAAACGATACAATCAATTAATAGAATTAGGTGTAGTTATTAGAAATAGAACAACACAACCACTTTGCGAAAACTGTTTAAGAATAAGTGTTGGTGTTTGCGAAGAAAATCAAAAATTATTAAGAGCTTTAAAATCTCTTGTATAA
- the hisD gene encoding histidinol dehydrogenase codes for MKIINNPSKKDWNKILERPTKTVDDIEGVVNEVFLDVQKNGDAAVNKYTTKFDGVSLDNTLVSSSEIEEAIALVSSELKEAIQLAKTNITNFHKAQKTDKVSVETANGVSCWQEKRAIQKVGLYIPGGTAPLFSTVLMLAIPAQIAGCKEIVLCSPPNKEGKINPAILFAANLCDVTKIIKVGGIQAIAGLTFGTATIPQVYKIFGPGNQFVTVAKQLSTKFGVAIDMPAGPSELLVVADDAANASYVASDLLSQAEHGVDSQVILVSTSEKLIAEVSKEVERQLDKLPRKEIASKAIANSKSIFVENEKIALELINEYGPEHFIVCTSDNDFYVDNIENAGSVFIGNYTPESAGDYASGTNHTLPTNGFSKSYSGVNLDSFTKSITFQKISKEGIKTIGNAIELMAEAEGLQAHKNAVSIRLKDL; via the coding sequence ATGAAAATCATTAATAATCCATCAAAAAAAGATTGGAATAAAATTTTAGAAAGACCAACAAAAACCGTTGATGATATCGAAGGTGTTGTAAATGAAGTTTTTTTAGATGTTCAAAAAAACGGAGATGCAGCTGTTAATAAATACACAACTAAGTTTGATGGTGTTTCTTTAGATAATACATTGGTTTCTTCAAGTGAAATAGAAGAAGCAATTGCATTAGTTTCTTCAGAATTAAAAGAAGCAATACAATTAGCAAAGACGAATATTACAAATTTTCATAAAGCTCAAAAAACGGATAAAGTTTCTGTAGAAACAGCAAACGGAGTTTCTTGTTGGCAAGAAAAAAGGGCTATTCAAAAAGTTGGTTTATATATTCCCGGAGGTACAGCACCTTTATTTTCTACTGTATTAATGCTTGCAATTCCAGCACAAATTGCGGGTTGTAAAGAAATTGTATTGTGTTCTCCGCCAAATAAAGAAGGTAAAATAAATCCGGCAATTTTATTTGCAGCCAATTTATGTGATGTTACTAAAATTATAAAAGTTGGCGGAATTCAAGCAATTGCGGGTTTAACTTTTGGTACAGCAACTATTCCGCAAGTTTATAAAATTTTCGGACCAGGAAACCAATTTGTTACTGTGGCCAAACAACTTTCTACAAAGTTTGGGGTTGCCATAGATATGCCAGCAGGACCAAGTGAATTATTAGTAGTAGCAGATGATGCAGCTAATGCAAGTTATGTAGCATCAGATTTATTAAGTCAAGCAGAACATGGTGTAGATAGTCAGGTTATTTTAGTTTCTACATCAGAAAAATTAATAGCAGAAGTTTCAAAAGAAGTAGAGCGTCAACTTGATAAATTACCAAGAAAAGAAATTGCGTCTAAAGCCATTGCAAACTCGAAATCTATTTTTGTAGAAAATGAAAAAATTGCTTTAGAATTAATTAATGAATACGGGCCAGAACATTTTATAGTTTGTACAAGTGATAACGATTTTTATGTTGATAATATAGAAAATGCAGGTTCTGTTTTTATAGGAAACTATACACCAGAAAGTGCTGGTGATTATGCATCTGGTACAAACCATACGTTACCAACAAACGGTTTTTCTAAATCGTATTCTGGTGTAAATTTAGATAGTTTTACAAAAAGTATTACTTTTCAGAAAATTTCTAAAGAAGGTATAAAAACTATTGGTAATGCAATAGAGTTAATGGCAGAAGCAGAAGGTTTACAAGCGCATAAAAATGCAGTTTCTATTCGTTTAAAAGATTTGTAA
- the hisG gene encoding ATP phosphoribosyltransferase, with amino-acid sequence MSNLRIAVQKSGRLNEDSMRILKDIGISIDNGKDQLKAAARDFPVEVFYLRNGDIPQYLKDGVVDAAIIGENVLIEKGSDIEFVERLGFSKCKVSIAVPKDSNANSLKDLAGKRIATSYPETVKKFLKEQNIDAQLHQINGSVEIAPNIGLADGICDIVSSGSTLFKNGLKEIEVLLKSEAVLAVSPKISEERKAILNKIQFRIQSVLKGRNSKYVLLNAPNDKLEDILNLLPGMRSPTVLPLAEKGWSSVHTVINKNEFWEIIDELKANGAEGILVCPIEKMVL; translated from the coding sequence ATGAGTAATTTAAGAATTGCAGTACAAAAATCAGGAAGGTTAAACGAAGATTCAATGAGAATCTTAAAAGACATCGGTATTTCTATCGATAATGGTAAAGATCAATTAAAAGCAGCAGCCAGAGATTTTCCGGTAGAGGTATTTTATTTAAGAAATGGCGATATTCCTCAATACTTAAAAGATGGTGTTGTAGACGCAGCTATTATTGGTGAAAATGTATTAATAGAAAAAGGAAGCGATATAGAATTTGTAGAACGTTTAGGTTTTTCTAAATGTAAAGTTTCTATTGCTGTGCCAAAAGATTCTAATGCAAACTCTTTAAAAGATTTAGCAGGTAAAAGAATAGCAACATCATATCCAGAAACAGTAAAAAAGTTTTTAAAAGAACAAAATATCGATGCACAATTACACCAAATTAATGGTTCTGTAGAAATTGCACCTAATATTGGTTTAGCAGACGGAATTTGTGATATTGTTTCTAGTGGAAGTACGTTGTTTAAAAACGGTTTAAAAGAAATAGAAGTTCTTTTAAAATCTGAAGCAGTTTTAGCTGTTTCACCAAAAATTTCTGAAGAAAGAAAAGCAATTTTAAACAAAATTCAATTTAGAATTCAGTCTGTTTTAAAAGGTAGAAATTCTAAATATGTGTTGTTAAATGCTCCAAACGATAAATTAGAAGATATTTTAAATTTATTACCAGGCATGAGAAGTCCTACTGTTTTACCTTTAGCAGAAAAAGGTTGGAGTTCTGTGCACACAGTTATCAATAAAAATGAATTTTGGGAAATTATAGATGAACTTAAGGCAAATGGTGCAGAAGGAATTCTAGTTTGTCCAATCGAAAAAATGGTACTTTAA
- a CDS encoding aminotransferase class I/II-fold pyridoxal phosphate-dependent enzyme, whose protein sequence is MTTDLFDRIVKDKGPLGKWADKAEGYYVFPKLEGPISNRMSFNGKKVVTWSINDYLGLANHPEILKVDGEAALEHGMAYPMGARMMSGHTPLHEQLERECAEFVDKEKAYLLNFGYQGIMSAIDALVTKNDIIVYDMDTHACIIDGVRLHSGKRFVYRHNDMESFEKNIKRASKMAEKTGGGILVISEGVFGMRGEQGRLKEIVAFKKEYNFRLLVDDAHGFGTLGKDGRGTGFEQGVQDDIDVYFATFAKSMAGIGAFLAGDADVIQYLQYNLRSQMFAKSLPMAMVKGALKRLDMIRTMPELKTKLWENTNALQSGLRNAGFDLGTTQTCITPVFLKGDIPEAMAMVNDLRENHGIFCSIVVYPVIPKGLIILRLIPTATHTQEDIDETITAFSAIREKLENGTYKKIAAQIA, encoded by the coding sequence ATGACGACAGATTTATTTGATAGAATTGTAAAAGATAAAGGCCCTTTAGGTAAATGGGCAGATAAAGCAGAAGGATATTATGTTTTTCCAAAGCTAGAAGGACCAATTTCTAATAGAATGTCTTTCAATGGAAAAAAAGTAGTTACTTGGAGTATTAATGATTACTTAGGTTTAGCAAATCATCCAGAAATACTAAAAGTTGACGGTGAAGCTGCATTAGAACACGGTATGGCTTACCCTATGGGCGCTAGAATGATGTCTGGTCACACGCCTTTACATGAACAATTAGAAAGAGAATGTGCAGAGTTTGTTGATAAAGAAAAAGCATATTTATTAAATTTTGGTTACCAAGGTATTATGTCTGCAATAGACGCGTTGGTTACTAAAAACGATATCATTGTTTATGATATGGATACGCACGCTTGTATTATCGATGGTGTACGTTTACATTCTGGTAAACGATTTGTATATCGTCATAACGATATGGAAAGTTTCGAGAAAAACATTAAACGTGCCTCTAAAATGGCAGAGAAAACAGGAGGAGGAATTCTTGTAATTTCTGAAGGTGTTTTCGGAATGAGAGGAGAGCAAGGTCGTTTAAAAGAAATAGTTGCATTTAAAAAAGAATATAATTTTAGACTTTTAGTTGATGATGCGCATGGTTTTGGTACTTTAGGTAAAGACGGTAGAGGTACTGGTTTTGAACAAGGAGTACAAGATGATATCGATGTTTACTTTGCAACCTTTGCAAAATCTATGGCAGGTATTGGTGCATTCTTAGCAGGTGATGCAGATGTAATACAATATTTACAATATAATTTAAGATCTCAAATGTTTGCAAAATCTTTACCAATGGCAATGGTAAAAGGTGCTTTAAAACGTTTAGATATGATTAGAACAATGCCAGAGTTAAAAACTAAATTGTGGGAAAACACAAATGCGTTACAATCTGGTTTAAGAAATGCTGGTTTCGATTTAGGTACAACACAAACGTGTATTACTCCGGTATTCTTAAAAGGAGATATTCCTGAAGCAATGGCTATGGTAAATGATTTAAGAGAAAATCATGGAATCTTTTGTTCTATTGTTGTATATCCTGTAATACCAAAAGGATTAATTATTTTAAGATTAATACCTACTGCAACACATACACAAGAAGATATAGACGAAACAATTACTGCTTTTTCTGCAATTAGAGAAAAATTAGAAAACGGTACTTACAAGAAAATAGCTGCTCAAATAGCTTAA
- a CDS encoding PLP-dependent cysteine synthase family protein, protein MVKNSAINNSILELVGETPLIKLRNITKNFKGNFFAKVEAFNPGHSSKDRIALHIINDAEKKGILKKGATIVETTSGNTGFSLAMISIVKGYKCILAVSDKSSQDKIDLLKTMGAEVHVCPANVAADDPRSYYEVAKTIHKKTKNSVYINQYFNELNIEAHYRSTGPEIWKQTEGKITHLVAASGTGGTISGTGKYLKEQNPDIKILGVDAIGSVLKKFHETGEFDVNEIKPYKIEGLGKTLIPTATDFDVIDVYEKVSDKDAAFAARDIVKQEGLFCGYTSGAVMQATKQYDAMNFFDKDSFVVVIFPDHGSRYLNKIYNDSWMKNQGFLD, encoded by the coding sequence ATGGTAAAGAATAGCGCAATTAATAATAGTATTTTAGAATTAGTAGGAGAAACACCATTAATTAAACTTCGTAATATTACAAAGAATTTTAAAGGTAATTTTTTTGCTAAAGTAGAAGCTTTTAATCCTGGTCACTCATCAAAAGACAGAATTGCTTTACATATTATTAATGATGCAGAAAAAAAAGGTATTCTTAAAAAAGGAGCTACAATTGTAGAAACAACTTCGGGTAATACCGGTTTTAGTTTAGCAATGATAAGTATTGTTAAAGGGTACAAATGTATTTTAGCAGTTAGCGATAAATCTTCTCAAGATAAAATTGATTTGTTAAAAACAATGGGAGCAGAAGTACACGTTTGTCCTGCAAATGTTGCTGCAGATGACCCTAGGTCTTATTACGAAGTTGCCAAAACAATTCATAAAAAAACAAAGAATTCTGTTTACATCAATCAATATTTTAACGAGTTAAATATTGAAGCACATTATAGATCTACCGGACCAGAAATTTGGAAACAAACAGAAGGTAAAATTACACATCTTGTTGCAGCAAGCGGAACAGGAGGAACTATTTCTGGAACAGGTAAGTATCTAAAAGAACAAAATCCTGATATTAAAATTCTTGGTGTAGATGCCATTGGTTCGGTTTTAAAGAAATTTCATGAAACAGGTGAATTCGATGTAAATGAGATCAAACCATACAAAATAGAAGGTTTAGGAAAAACGTTAATTCCAACAGCAACAGATTTTGATGTGATTGATGTTTATGAAAAAGTTTCAGACAAGGATGCTGCATTTGCCGCAAGAGATATTGTAAAACAAGAAGGTTTGTTTTGTGGTTACACAAGTGGCGCTGTAATGCAGGCTACTAAACAATATGATGCTATGAACTTTTTTGACAAAGACAGCTTTGTTGTAGTAATTTTTCCTGATCACGGTTCTAGATATTTAAATAAAATTTACAACGATTCTTGGATGAAAAATCAAGGGTTTTTAGATTAA
- a CDS encoding S9 family peptidase produces MKNIDTKAPIADKELEILEKHGDVREDNYFWMRLSDAQKLSEVRDEHTTKVINYLEEENTYHDKVTASSRNFEEKLFEEMKGRIKEDDSSVPYKSNGYFYITRFEKGMQYPIFSRKKDNLDAEEQVMFNVNEMAKDFDYFQLGGLNISTNNKLVVFATDTVSRRQYFLRIKNLETGKIYKDIIENTTGASVWANDNKTIFYTKKNPHTLRSEKIYRHILGTPTSADVEVYHEKDETFNAYVTKSKSDKYIIIGASSTVSTEAQFLDADNPTGSFTMLQSRERDLEYSVSHFEDHFYLLTNKDDATNFKLMKTPVTNTAKENWVDVIPHREDTLLEDFSIFKEYLVLEERTNGLNKIRIKRWDNVEDYYLPFTEETYSVGVYANPDFDTDVIRYSYNSMTTPASIIDFNMKDKSKEVKKEQEILGGKFNKENYKSERVWVTARDGKKVAVSLVYHKDTVLNENTPLLQYAYGSYGYTISDGFSSTRLSLLDRGFVYALAHIRGSEYLGRNWYEDGKMLNKKNTFTDFIDCSKFLIENNYTSAAHLYAMGGSAGGLLMGAIVNMNPELYNGIIAAVPFVDVISTMIDESIPLTTGEYDEWGNPNDKEYYDYIKSYSPYDQVKPQDYPNILVTTGFHDSQVQYWEPAKWVAKLRDLKTDDNILLLRTNMEAGHGGASGRFNALKETAKDYSFLLALEGKIDAK; encoded by the coding sequence ATGAAAAATATAGATACAAAAGCACCAATTGCAGATAAAGAATTAGAAATTTTAGAAAAGCATGGCGATGTTAGAGAAGATAATTATTTTTGGATGCGTTTGTCTGACGCTCAAAAACTATCTGAAGTTAGAGATGAGCATACAACCAAAGTTATAAATTATTTAGAGGAAGAAAACACTTATCACGATAAAGTTACAGCGTCTTCAAGAAATTTCGAAGAGAAATTATTTGAAGAAATGAAAGGCAGAATTAAAGAGGATGATTCTTCTGTACCTTACAAGAGTAATGGTTATTTTTATATAACGCGTTTCGAAAAAGGAATGCAATATCCTATTTTTAGTAGAAAAAAAGACAACTTAGATGCAGAAGAGCAGGTTATGTTTAATGTAAATGAGATGGCTAAAGATTTTGATTATTTTCAATTAGGAGGCTTAAATATATCTACAAATAATAAATTAGTGGTTTTTGCTACAGATACTGTAAGTAGAAGACAATATTTTTTAAGAATTAAAAACTTAGAAACCGGTAAAATTTATAAAGATATCATAGAAAATACTACAGGAGCCTCTGTTTGGGCTAACGATAATAAAACTATTTTCTACACTAAAAAAAATCCGCATACATTAAGAAGCGAAAAAATTTATAGACATATTTTAGGAACACCAACTTCTGCAGACGTAGAAGTTTATCACGAAAAAGACGAAACTTTTAATGCGTATGTTACAAAATCTAAATCAGACAAGTATATCATCATAGGTGCTAGTAGCACAGTATCTACAGAAGCACAATTTTTAGATGCAGATAATCCTACTGGTTCGTTTACAATGTTGCAGTCAAGAGAAAGAGATTTAGAATATAGTGTTTCTCACTTCGAAGATCATTTTTATTTATTAACTAATAAAGACGATGCTACTAATTTTAAGTTGATGAAAACGCCTGTAACCAATACAGCAAAAGAAAATTGGGTTGATGTAATTCCACACAGAGAAGATACATTATTAGAAGATTTCTCTATTTTTAAAGAATATTTAGTTCTAGAAGAACGCACAAACGGCTTAAATAAAATTAGAATTAAACGTTGGGATAATGTAGAAGATTATTATTTACCTTTTACAGAAGAAACCTATTCTGTGGGTGTTTATGCAAATCCAGATTTTGATACAGATGTGATACGTTATTCTTATAATTCGATGACAACTCCTGCTTCTATTATCGATTTTAACATGAAAGATAAATCGAAAGAAGTTAAAAAAGAGCAAGAAATCTTAGGAGGGAAATTCAACAAAGAAAATTATAAAAGCGAACGCGTTTGGGTTACTGCCAGAGATGGTAAAAAAGTAGCAGTTTCTTTAGTATATCACAAAGACACTGTTTTAAACGAAAATACGCCATTGTTACAATATGCTTATGGGTCTTATGGTTATACAATTTCAGACGGATTTTCATCAACTAGATTAAGTTTATTAGATAGAGGTTTTGTGTATGCATTGGCGCATATTAGAGGAAGCGAATACTTAGGTAGAAACTGGTATGAAGATGGTAAAATGTTAAACAAAAAAAATACGTTTACAGATTTTATAGATTGTTCTAAGTTTTTAATTGAAAATAATTACACTTCTGCAGCGCATTTATATGCAATGGGTGGTTCTGCTGGCGGATTGTTAATGGGAGCAATTGTAAATATGAATCCTGAATTGTATAACGGTATTATAGCTGCAGTTCCTTTTGTAGATGTTATTTCTACAATGATAGATGAATCGATTCCGTTAACCACCGGAGAATATGATGAGTGGGGAAATCCTAACGACAAAGAATATTACGATTATATAAAATCATATTCACCTTACGATCAAGTAAAACCGCAAGATTATCCAAATATTTTAGTAACTACAGGTTTTCACGATTCTCAAGTTCAATATTGGGAACCTGCAAAATGGGTTGCAAAATTAAGAGATTTAAAAACTGATGATAATATATTGTTGCTAAGAACAAATATGGAAGCAGGACACGGTGGTGCATCTGGTAGATTTAATGCATTAAAAGAAACCGCTAAAGATTATTCGTTTTTATTAGCTTTAGAAGGTAAAATTGATGCGAAATAA
- a CDS encoding YbaB/EbfC family nucleoid-associated protein gives MFGDISGMMNKLKEAQQEVEKTKTRLNSVLIDEVTADKKIQVTLTANREIKAITIDPSLLSDAEELEDYLILTLNKAIAKASKINEDEMAAAAKTNMPNIPGMDMFK, from the coding sequence ATGTTTGGAGATATTTCTGGAATGATGAATAAGCTAAAGGAAGCGCAACAAGAAGTAGAAAAAACAAAAACAAGATTAAACTCTGTTTTGATTGATGAAGTAACAGCAGACAAAAAAATTCAAGTAACACTAACTGCAAATAGAGAAATTAAAGCAATTACGATAGATCCTTCTTTACTTTCTGATGCCGAAGAATTAGAAGATTACTTAATTTTAACTTTAAATAAAGCAATTGCCAAAGCTTCTAAAATTAACGAAGACGAAATGGCCGCTGCTGCCAAAACAAACATGCCAAACATACCTGGTATGGATATGTTTAAATAA